In Synechococcus sp. RS9909, one genomic interval encodes:
- the argB gene encoding acetylglutamate kinase produces MASDDALRVSVLSEALPYIQRFAGRRIVVKYGGAAMAHASLQEAVFRDLALLTSVGVRPVVVHGGGPEINHWLKKLEIPAEFRDGLRVTDPSTMDVVEMVLVGRVNKQIVNGLNRLGARAVGLSGSDGGLVQARPWGDGSHGLVGDVARVDPDVLEPLLEKGYVPVISSVAATSDGRAHNINADTVAGELAAALEAEKLILLTDTPGILRDRQDPESLIRQLRLSEARQLIAEGVVAGGMTPKTECCIRALAQGVAAAHIIDGRVPHALLLEVFTDAGIGTMVLGRG; encoded by the coding sequence ATGGCCAGTGACGACGCCCTGAGGGTTTCGGTTCTCAGTGAAGCCCTTCCCTACATCCAGCGCTTCGCAGGGCGCCGGATCGTGGTCAAATACGGCGGTGCCGCCATGGCCCATGCCTCGCTTCAGGAGGCCGTGTTCCGCGATCTGGCCCTGCTCACGAGCGTGGGGGTTCGCCCGGTCGTGGTACACGGTGGTGGCCCGGAGATCAACCACTGGCTGAAAAAGCTGGAGATTCCCGCCGAATTCCGCGACGGGCTGCGAGTCACCGACCCTTCCACGATGGATGTGGTGGAAATGGTGCTGGTTGGACGGGTCAACAAGCAGATCGTGAATGGGCTCAATCGACTGGGTGCCCGTGCCGTGGGCCTCAGCGGCAGCGATGGGGGCCTGGTGCAGGCCCGCCCCTGGGGGGACGGCAGCCACGGACTGGTGGGGGATGTGGCCCGGGTGGACCCCGACGTGCTCGAACCTCTCCTGGAGAAGGGCTATGTGCCGGTGATCTCCAGCGTGGCGGCCACCAGCGATGGCCGTGCGCACAACATCAACGCCGACACGGTGGCCGGCGAACTCGCCGCGGCCCTGGAAGCGGAAAAGCTGATCCTGCTCACCGACACCCCCGGCATCCTGCGGGATCGGCAGGATCCTGAGTCGCTGATCCGCCAACTGCGCCTGTCGGAGGCGCGGCAGCTGATCGCCGAAGGGGTGGTAGCCGGCGGCATGACCCCGAAAACCGAGTGCTGCATCCGCGCTCTGGCCCAGGGGGTGGCCGCGGCCCACATCATCGATGGCCGCGTCCCCCATGCCCTGTTGCTGGAGGTGTTCACCGATGCGGGAATCGGCACCATGGTGCTGGGTCGCGGTTGA
- the cutA gene encoding divalent-cation tolerance protein CutA, with amino-acid sequence MDSRSEAAPITLVLTTEADRERAEALASALVERRLAACVSLMPIRSCYRWNGEVERAEEVQLLIKTSPEGLVPLRQALDTLHSYDTPECLHWTASASAAYGGWLREALAPQVLPHQRLE; translated from the coding sequence ATGGACTCCCGATCCGAGGCCGCACCGATCACGCTGGTGCTCACCACCGAAGCCGATCGTGAGCGGGCGGAAGCCCTGGCCTCAGCCCTGGTGGAGCGCCGCCTGGCCGCCTGCGTGAGCCTGATGCCGATCCGCTCCTGCTACCGCTGGAACGGTGAAGTTGAACGGGCTGAGGAGGTGCAGCTCCTGATCAAGACCTCACCTGAGGGCCTGGTCCCGCTCAGGCAGGCCCTCGACACACTGCACAGTTACGACACACCCGAGTGCCTGCACTGGACTGCATCAGCATCAGCCGCCTATGGCGGCTGGCTGCGGGAGGCGTTAGCTCCCCAGGTGCTCCCGCACCAACGTCTGGAGTGA
- a CDS encoding Spx/MgsR family RNA polymerase-binding regulatory protein yields MTGLTIWSYSRCSTCRKALAWLQDRGIELTPHDITVSPPDRDLLARALAQFGRRQPLLNTSGQSYRALGAASVKAMTDSQVLDALAADGKLIKRPFVELPDGRCLVGFNAEVWSEAIPQ; encoded by the coding sequence GTGACCGGCCTCACGATCTGGAGTTACTCCCGCTGTTCCACCTGTCGCAAGGCTTTGGCCTGGCTTCAGGACAGGGGGATTGAGCTGACCCCCCATGACATCACCGTGAGCCCGCCCGATCGGGACCTGCTGGCCCGTGCTCTGGCCCAGTTTGGCCGGCGCCAACCGCTCCTCAACACCAGTGGTCAGAGTTATCGCGCTCTGGGTGCGGCCAGCGTCAAGGCGATGACGGATAGCCAGGTCCTCGACGCCCTTGCCGCCGACGGCAAGTTGATCAAACGGCCGTTTGTTGAACTCCCGGACGGCCGTTGTCTCGTTGGCTTCAACGCCGAGGTGTGGAGCGAGGCGATTCCTCAGTGA
- the psb27 gene encoding photosystem II protein Psb27 produces MLTALLRLTNTLLRAAATAALAATLCVALLLTACSGASASGLSGDYVEDTVAVAHRLQATIALPQDDADRPEAEAEARTLINDYMSRYRPRPQVNGLASFTTMQTALNSLAGHYNTYANRPLPEGLKERVDKELTKAERAAVRGS; encoded by the coding sequence ATGCTCACCGCCCTGCTTCGCCTGACGAACACGTTGCTCAGGGCGGCCGCGACGGCAGCACTGGCCGCCACCCTCTGCGTCGCCCTCCTGCTCACGGCCTGTTCAGGGGCCTCCGCCTCCGGCCTGAGCGGTGATTACGTCGAAGACACCGTGGCGGTGGCCCACAGACTGCAGGCCACCATCGCCCTTCCGCAGGATGATGCCGATCGGCCGGAAGCGGAGGCGGAAGCCCGCACGCTGATCAACGACTACATGTCGCGCTACCGGCCGCGGCCCCAGGTGAACGGACTCGCATCCTTCACCACCATGCAGACGGCCCTGAACTCCCTCGCCGGCCACTACAACACCTACGCCAATCGCCCCCTGCCTGAGGGCCTCAAAGAGCGGGTCGACAAAGAGCTCACCAAGGCGGAGCGGGCGGCCGTGCGCGGCAGCTGA
- a CDS encoding inorganic diphosphatase, with product MDLRSLPPSPSPGLVNLLVEIPAGSRNKYEYFADAGVMALDRVLHSSVKYPFDYGFIPNTLAEDGSPLDAMVIMEEPTFAGCLICARPIGVLDMHDTGHYDGKILCVPVADPRQRGITSIRQIAPNQLEDVAEFFRVYKNFEGRVTVIGGWRDADAVAPLLESCIRAAQA from the coding sequence ATGGATCTGCGCTCCCTTCCCCCTTCGCCATCACCCGGCTTGGTGAACCTGCTGGTGGAAATCCCGGCGGGCAGCCGGAATAAATACGAGTATTTCGCTGATGCCGGTGTGATGGCCCTGGATCGGGTCTTGCACTCGTCGGTGAAATATCCCTTTGATTACGGCTTCATTCCCAACACCCTTGCCGAAGACGGGTCTCCCCTCGACGCAATGGTGATCATGGAGGAACCCACCTTTGCGGGCTGCCTGATCTGCGCCAGGCCGATCGGTGTTCTCGATATGCATGACACCGGCCACTACGACGGCAAGATTCTCTGCGTGCCCGTGGCGGACCCCCGCCAGCGGGGCATCACCAGCATCCGCCAGATCGCACCGAACCAGCTCGAGGATGTGGCGGAGTTTTTTCGCGTCTACAAGAACTTCGAGGGCCGGGTGACGGTGATCGGTGGCTGGCGAGACGCCGATGCGGTGGCGCCCCTGCTGGAGTCCTGCATCCGGGCGGCTCAGGCGTGA
- a CDS encoding DUF2854 domain-containing protein, with protein MNNLLSPGNLITVAGGVLTVVGAVAYGSGNANLSLPTIFYGIPILLGGLALKSSELPPAKRVTPAGQLKNERADAAPELAKLLSDVTRWRYGQKAHLESSLEALKLWDEDEPPQLLEIEELHGPSGYGLRLRFKRGKVPLEQWQEKQERLGRFFAKGLQAQITALGSARLDLTLLPAAGEHGQQ; from the coding sequence ATGAACAACCTGCTTTCCCCAGGCAATCTGATCACCGTGGCCGGTGGCGTGCTCACCGTGGTGGGCGCCGTCGCCTACGGCAGCGGCAATGCCAACCTCAGTTTGCCAACGATCTTCTACGGGATCCCGATCCTGCTGGGTGGCCTGGCCTTGAAATCCTCGGAGCTGCCTCCTGCGAAGCGGGTGACGCCGGCCGGTCAGCTCAAGAACGAACGGGCCGATGCTGCCCCGGAACTGGCCAAGCTGCTCAGCGATGTGACCCGCTGGCGCTACGGCCAGAAAGCCCATCTCGAATCATCCCTGGAAGCCCTGAAGCTCTGGGATGAAGACGAACCGCCCCAGCTGCTCGAGATCGAAGAACTGCATGGCCCATCGGGATATGGGCTCAGGCTGCGCTTCAAGCGTGGCAAGGTTCCCCTGGAGCAGTGGCAGGAGAAGCAGGAACGGCTCGGTCGCTTCTTCGCCAAGGGGTTGCAGGCCCAGATCACAGCGTTGGGATCCGCTCGGCTGGACCTCACCCTGCTGCCCGCCGCAGGCGAGCATGGTCAGCAGTGA
- a CDS encoding 2Fe-2S iron-sulfur cluster-binding protein: protein MPTIRFEQEGQQVGCIEGANLRKAALDAGINPYKGLNNLNNCGGVGQCGTCVVEVLEGAQNLSPRSDVEEVYLADRPANYRLSCRTSVNGDVTVRTRPDDGVGKGSNSLLGALKALIGR, encoded by the coding sequence GTGCCCACCATCCGTTTCGAGCAGGAAGGCCAGCAGGTCGGTTGCATTGAAGGTGCCAATCTCCGCAAAGCGGCGCTGGATGCCGGCATCAATCCCTACAAGGGGCTCAACAACCTCAACAACTGTGGCGGCGTCGGTCAGTGCGGCACCTGCGTGGTGGAGGTGCTGGAGGGTGCTCAGAATCTTTCCCCGCGCAGCGATGTTGAGGAGGTGTACCTGGCGGATCGCCCTGCCAACTACCGCCTCAGCTGCCGCACCAGCGTCAATGGTGATGTCACTGTTCGGACCCGTCCCGATGACGGTGTCGGCAAGGGTTCGAATTCCCTTCTGGGCGCTCTCAAAGCCCTGATCGGCCGCTGA
- a CDS encoding adenosine kinase: MTTPRFSNHDCSLDVVGIGNAIVDVLVQTDDSFLETHGLNKGAMALVDENQAHALYEASGSGLETSGGSAANTLAGLAQLGSRAGFIGRVRNDQLGEIFSHDIRAVGTRFDTPAAIDGPSTARCLILVTPDAQRTMCTYLGASVQLEPEDLDLSMVRDTKVLYLEGYLWDSPAAKRAFISAAETCRQSGGQVALSLSDGFCVDRHRDSFLELVNGHVDVLFANESEITSLYGTDDFDHAIAQVKGCCHVAALTRSEKGSVVLSGDQRWDVPAYKLGDLIDTTGAGDLYAGGFLHGYTQGLDLETCGRIGSLCAGQVVTQLGPRSQVSLQTLVREHLGS, translated from the coding sequence ATGACGACACCCCGATTCAGCAACCACGACTGCTCCCTGGATGTGGTGGGAATCGGTAACGCGATCGTGGACGTGCTCGTGCAGACCGATGACAGCTTTCTCGAGACGCACGGTCTGAACAAGGGCGCCATGGCTCTGGTGGATGAGAACCAGGCCCACGCGCTCTATGAAGCCAGCGGCAGCGGTCTGGAGACATCGGGTGGCTCGGCGGCCAATACCCTCGCGGGTCTGGCGCAGCTGGGCAGTCGCGCCGGCTTCATTGGCAGGGTCCGCAACGACCAGCTGGGCGAGATCTTCAGCCACGACATCCGCGCCGTCGGCACACGCTTTGACACCCCTGCAGCGATCGATGGCCCCAGCACGGCCCGCTGCCTGATCCTGGTCACCCCCGATGCCCAGCGCACGATGTGCACCTACCTCGGAGCCTCGGTGCAGCTCGAACCGGAAGACCTGGACCTTTCGATGGTGCGAGACACCAAGGTGCTCTATCTGGAGGGCTATCTCTGGGACAGCCCCGCCGCCAAACGGGCCTTCATCTCCGCTGCGGAAACCTGCCGGCAGAGTGGTGGCCAGGTGGCCCTGTCACTCTCCGATGGCTTCTGCGTGGACCGGCACCGCGACAGCTTCCTGGAGCTGGTGAACGGTCATGTGGATGTGTTGTTCGCCAACGAGAGTGAGATCACGTCGCTGTACGGCACGGACGATTTCGATCACGCCATCGCCCAGGTGAAGGGCTGTTGCCACGTGGCGGCCCTCACCCGCAGCGAAAAAGGTTCGGTGGTGCTCAGCGGCGATCAACGCTGGGACGTTCCCGCCTACAAGCTGGGGGATCTGATCGACACCACCGGCGCCGGCGACCTCTATGCCGGCGGCTTCCTGCATGGCTACACCCAGGGGCTCGATCTGGAGACCTGCGGCCGGATCGGCTCCCTCTGTGCCGGGCAGGTGGTCACCCAGCTCGGCCCCCGCTCCCAGGTGTCACTCCAGACGTTGGTGCGGGAGCACCTGGGGAGCTAA
- a CDS encoding proline--tRNA ligase — protein sequence MRVSRLMLVTLRDVPADAEIASHQLLLRGGFIRRVGSGIYAYLPLMWRVLQRINAIVREEMNALGALETLLPQLQPAELWERSGRWQGYTAGEGIMFHLDDRQGRQLGLGPTHEEVITSLAGELLRSYRQLPVTLYQIQSKFRDEIRPRFGLMRGREFIMKDAYSFHADASDLQACYGAMDGAYRRIFDRCGLQTVAVEADSGAIGGAASQEFMVTAEAGEDLILMSESGSYAANLEKAVSIAPDAIPLPEGDSRSIDTPGQHTIEALCRAQQLDPSQVVKVLALIARMASGSERPVLACLRGDQELNEVKLINALTAALGEGVLDLAAVTAEELERQGLNPWPFGALGPDLEDSRLAGARTWVPTFLRFADPTALALERFVCGANSPDQHRWGWRWPDCQVLPQAVDLRNAQAGDRCQSDPEQTLMARRGIEVGHIFQLGRKYSQAMDASFTNADGGQEALWMGCYGIGVSRLAQAAVEQHHDDAGICWPLAIAPFQVIVVVANLQEATQRSLGEDLYARLMAQGVDALLDDRQERAGVKFKDADLIGIPWRIVVGRAAADGQVELVERATRQADVLTVDAALERVLAAVAAT from the coding sequence ATGCGCGTCTCCCGCCTGATGCTGGTGACGTTGCGGGATGTTCCCGCAGACGCGGAGATCGCTTCCCATCAGCTGCTGCTTCGAGGTGGATTCATCCGACGGGTGGGATCTGGGATCTATGCCTACTTACCGCTGATGTGGCGCGTGCTTCAGCGAATCAATGCGATCGTGCGCGAGGAAATGAACGCGTTAGGGGCCCTCGAGACCCTGCTGCCCCAGCTCCAACCGGCTGAACTCTGGGAACGCAGCGGTCGCTGGCAGGGCTACACCGCCGGGGAAGGGATCATGTTTCATCTCGATGACCGGCAAGGACGTCAGCTCGGCCTGGGGCCGACCCATGAAGAAGTGATCACGTCGTTAGCGGGTGAACTGCTGCGGTCCTACCGGCAACTCCCTGTCACGCTCTATCAGATCCAGAGCAAGTTTCGCGATGAGATCCGCCCCAGGTTCGGGTTGATGCGCGGTCGTGAATTCATCATGAAGGATGCGTATTCCTTCCACGCCGACGCATCGGATCTGCAGGCCTGTTATGGGGCCATGGATGGGGCTTATCGCCGGATTTTCGACCGTTGCGGCCTCCAGACCGTGGCGGTGGAGGCTGATAGCGGCGCCATCGGTGGCGCCGCCTCCCAGGAGTTCATGGTCACGGCCGAAGCCGGTGAAGACCTGATCCTGATGAGTGAATCCGGCAGCTACGCCGCCAACCTCGAGAAGGCCGTCTCGATCGCGCCTGACGCCATTCCACTCCCCGAGGGCGACAGCCGGTCGATCGACACGCCCGGACAGCACACGATTGAGGCTCTCTGCCGTGCACAGCAACTCGACCCCTCCCAGGTCGTGAAGGTTCTCGCGCTGATTGCCCGCATGGCCTCCGGCAGCGAGCGCCCCGTTCTGGCCTGCCTTCGGGGCGACCAGGAGCTGAACGAGGTGAAGCTGATCAACGCCCTCACCGCTGCGCTCGGTGAGGGGGTGCTGGATCTGGCCGCCGTGACTGCCGAAGAGCTGGAACGGCAAGGACTCAATCCATGGCCCTTCGGAGCCCTCGGCCCCGACCTGGAGGACAGCCGACTCGCGGGCGCGCGCACCTGGGTCCCCACGTTTCTGCGCTTCGCCGACCCCACCGCTCTGGCGCTCGAGCGATTCGTGTGCGGCGCGAACAGCCCCGACCAGCACCGTTGGGGGTGGCGTTGGCCTGACTGCCAGGTCTTGCCTCAGGCGGTAGATCTACGCAATGCCCAGGCCGGCGACCGCTGCCAGAGCGATCCGGAGCAGACCCTGATGGCACGGCGCGGCATCGAGGTGGGCCACATTTTTCAGTTGGGCCGGAAATATTCGCAAGCGATGGACGCCAGCTTCACCAACGCCGATGGGGGGCAGGAAGCGCTCTGGATGGGCTGCTACGGCATCGGTGTGTCCCGCCTGGCGCAGGCGGCGGTGGAACAACATCACGACGACGCCGGCATCTGCTGGCCGCTGGCGATCGCTCCCTTCCAGGTGATTGTGGTGGTGGCCAACCTGCAGGAGGCAACACAACGCAGCCTCGGCGAAGATCTCTACGCCAGGTTGATGGCCCAAGGCGTGGATGCCCTGCTCGATGACCGTCAGGAGCGGGCTGGGGTGAAATTCAAGGATGCGGATCTGATCGGCATTCCCTGGCGGATCGTGGTCGGCCGCGCCGCCGCTGACGGACAGGTGGAACTGGTGGAACGGGCGACTCGCCAGGCCGACGTGCTGACGGTTGACGCCGCACTGGAGCGGGTGCTCGCTGCGGTTGCCGCCACCTGA
- a CDS encoding precorrin-6A/cobalt-precorrin-6A reductase: MHDPHNRQGHLWLLAGTGEGPGLAHAMLRQGWRVSVSVVTPGAAAAYRQLPLSHVWVGPLADVAAIRHRLATQRIDRVVDATHPFATVISRQLVEACGASSGCLVRFERRLEPIAPAAAAALHLIDNVRFLRAERLLLALGARHLSAVVAALPPPPPQLFARVLPTPAGLRQARAAGIPPEQLALLRPLQSLAPAGSSGALELALCRRWQITDVLCRQSGGASERCWHRVAEALGLRLWLLRRPAPPAGVSVVHSVEALLAALA; this comes from the coding sequence ATGCACGACCCGCACAATCGCCAGGGGCATCTGTGGCTTCTCGCCGGCACCGGTGAGGGGCCAGGCCTGGCTCACGCCATGCTCCGGCAGGGCTGGCGGGTCAGCGTCAGCGTTGTGACGCCTGGCGCCGCAGCGGCCTACCGCCAGCTGCCACTCAGCCATGTCTGGGTGGGTCCGCTGGCTGATGTGGCGGCGATACGGCACCGGCTGGCGACCCAGAGGATCGATCGGGTGGTGGATGCCACCCATCCCTTCGCCACGGTGATCAGCCGCCAGTTAGTGGAGGCCTGCGGCGCCTCCTCAGGGTGTCTGGTGCGTTTCGAGCGGAGGCTGGAACCGATCGCCCCAGCAGCGGCCGCGGCGCTGCACTTGATCGACAACGTTCGGTTTCTGCGTGCGGAGCGCTTGCTGCTGGCCCTGGGGGCGCGCCATCTCTCGGCTGTCGTGGCGGCCTTGCCGCCACCGCCACCCCAGCTGTTCGCCCGCGTGCTGCCCACCCCCGCTGGTCTGCGTCAAGCCCGGGCGGCGGGGATTCCGCCCGAGCAGCTCGCCCTGCTCCGGCCTCTTCAGTCGCTCGCGCCGGCGGGGTCAAGCGGGGCTCTGGAGCTGGCTCTCTGTCGCCGCTGGCAGATCACGGATGTGCTCTGCCGCCAGTCTGGTGGGGCGAGCGAACGCTGCTGGCATCGGGTTGCGGAGGCGCTGGGCCTGCGGCTCTGGTTGCTGCGGCGGCCGGCGCCACCCGCCGGAGTGTCGGTTGTGCATAGCGTGGAGGCGCTTCTGGCTGCTCTGGCCTGA
- a CDS encoding single-stranded DNA-binding protein: MNHCVLEVEVLEAPTLRYTQDNQTPIAEMEVRFDALRADDPAGQIKVVGWGNLAQDLQNRVQPGQRLVIEGRLRMSTVPRPDGMKEKRAEFTLSRLHPVGTAAAGAPSASPSATGGRTAQPSRQASANRPPAPAQDDAATWNSAPLVPDTDDIPF; the protein is encoded by the coding sequence ATGAACCACTGCGTGCTCGAAGTGGAGGTGCTGGAGGCCCCCACCCTTCGCTACACCCAGGACAACCAGACGCCGATTGCGGAGATGGAGGTGCGCTTCGACGCCCTGCGCGCCGACGATCCCGCCGGTCAGATCAAAGTGGTGGGCTGGGGAAATCTGGCCCAGGATCTGCAGAACCGGGTTCAGCCGGGGCAGCGCCTTGTGATCGAGGGACGCCTGCGCATGAGCACCGTGCCGCGGCCGGACGGCATGAAAGAGAAACGTGCCGAATTCACGCTCTCCCGCCTGCATCCGGTGGGAACCGCAGCCGCCGGCGCTCCGTCCGCCAGCCCTTCCGCAACGGGCGGCAGGACAGCCCAGCCCAGCCGTCAGGCCTCCGCCAACCGCCCGCCTGCGCCTGCCCAGGACGACGCCGCCACCTGGAACAGCGCACCGCTGGTGCCCGACACCGACGACATCCCCTTCTGA
- the lepB gene encoding signal peptidase I, which translates to MSDAQRDPSPEGQTRDSSPRRSHPFWDFWGPVLFTLALYLGIRHWIAEARFIPSGSMLPGLQIQDRLLVEKLTYRQRSPRRGEIVVFNSPYSFDPALKSTTSPSPLQCALANFPLLGLIPGLGDPACDAYIKRVVAVAGDQVVVNPRGEVSVNGKAVPEPYVSNYCPLDAQGMSRCRTLNVTVPKGHVLALGDNRSNSWDGRYWPGGPFLPEKEILGRAVWRFWPLNRSGSLGS; encoded by the coding sequence TTGTCCGACGCGCAGAGGGATCCGAGCCCGGAGGGCCAGACCCGTGATTCGAGCCCGCGGCGCTCCCACCCGTTCTGGGATTTCTGGGGGCCGGTGCTGTTCACCCTCGCCCTCTACCTGGGCATCAGGCACTGGATCGCTGAAGCCCGTTTCATTCCGTCCGGTTCCATGCTGCCGGGTCTGCAGATTCAGGATCGCCTGCTGGTGGAGAAGCTCACCTACCGGCAGCGTTCCCCCCGCCGCGGTGAAATCGTTGTATTCAATTCTCCTTATTCCTTCGATCCAGCACTGAAATCCACCACGTCACCTTCGCCGTTGCAATGCGCCCTGGCCAACTTTCCCCTGCTGGGTCTGATCCCCGGTCTCGGTGATCCGGCCTGTGACGCCTACATCAAGCGTGTGGTGGCGGTGGCCGGCGATCAGGTGGTGGTGAATCCTCGGGGTGAGGTGAGTGTGAACGGCAAGGCCGTGCCCGAGCCCTATGTGAGCAACTACTGCCCACTGGATGCGCAGGGGATGAGCCGTTGCCGCACGCTCAACGTCACTGTGCCCAAGGGGCATGTGCTGGCGCTCGGCGATAACCGGAGCAACAGCTGGGATGGCCGGTACTGGCCCGGCGGCCCCTTTCTGCCTGAAAAAGAGATCCTCGGCCGCGCTGTCTGGCGTTTCTGGCCCCTCAATCGCAGTGGGTCTCTGGGGTCGTAA
- a CDS encoding adenylosuccinate synthase translates to MSLANVVVIGAQWGDEGKGKITDLLSRSADVVVRYQGGVNAGHTIVVDGQVLKLHLIPSGILYPDTICLIGSGTVVDPKVMLGELDMLIENGIDISGLQLASTAHVTMPYHRLLDQAMEMQRGDRRIGTTGRGIGPTYADKSQRSGIRVIDLLDEQRLRDRLEGPLKEKNQLLETIYGMEPVDGEAVIEEYLGYGRRLAPHVVDCTRAIHTAARNRKNILFEGAQGTLLDLDHGTYPYVTSSNPVSGGACIGAGVGPTLIDRVIGVAKAYTTRVGEGPFPTELSGSLNDQLTERGGEFGTTTGRRRRCGWFDGVIGRYAVEVNGLDCLAVTKLDVLDELDAIQVCVAYELDGQTIEYFPSCAEEFSRCKPIFKTLPGWQCSTADCRRLEDLPEQAMAYLRFLADLMEVPIAIVSLGASRDQTIVVEDPIHGPKRALLSA, encoded by the coding sequence GTGTCTTTGGCCAACGTTGTCGTCATCGGTGCGCAGTGGGGTGACGAAGGGAAAGGGAAGATCACCGACCTTCTGAGTCGTTCCGCCGATGTGGTCGTCCGCTATCAGGGGGGCGTCAACGCTGGCCACACCATCGTGGTGGACGGACAGGTGCTCAAACTGCACCTCATTCCTTCCGGCATTCTTTATCCCGACACCATCTGTCTGATCGGTTCAGGAACGGTGGTGGATCCCAAGGTGATGCTTGGGGAACTCGACATGCTGATCGAGAATGGCATCGACATCTCCGGCCTGCAGCTGGCGTCGACGGCCCACGTGACCATGCCGTATCACCGCCTGCTGGATCAGGCGATGGAGATGCAGCGCGGTGATCGACGGATTGGCACGACCGGTCGAGGGATTGGCCCCACCTACGCCGACAAGTCCCAGCGCAGTGGCATTCGCGTGATTGACCTGCTGGATGAACAGCGGCTGCGGGATCGCCTCGAAGGCCCCCTCAAGGAGAAGAACCAGCTCCTGGAAACCATCTACGGCATGGAGCCCGTCGATGGGGAAGCGGTGATCGAGGAATATCTCGGCTACGGACGTCGCCTCGCTCCTCATGTGGTTGATTGCACCCGGGCGATTCACACGGCGGCACGGAATCGCAAGAACATCCTCTTCGAAGGAGCGCAGGGAACCCTGCTCGACCTCGACCATGGCACCTATCCCTACGTCACCTCCTCCAACCCGGTGTCGGGAGGTGCCTGCATCGGCGCCGGCGTCGGTCCGACCCTGATCGACCGGGTGATCGGTGTCGCCAAGGCCTACACAACCCGCGTTGGCGAAGGGCCTTTCCCCACTGAACTGAGCGGCAGTCTCAACGATCAGCTCACCGAACGCGGCGGTGAATTCGGCACCACCACCGGCCGCCGCCGTCGCTGTGGCTGGTTTGACGGGGTGATCGGTCGGTATGCGGTTGAGGTCAATGGGCTCGATTGTCTGGCGGTGACCAAGCTGGACGTGCTCGACGAGCTGGATGCCATCCAGGTGTGTGTGGCTTATGAGCTCGACGGGCAGACGATCGAATATTTCCCCAGCTGCGCCGAGGAATTTTCCCGTTGCAAGCCGATCTTCAAAACCCTGCCGGGCTGGCAGTGCTCCACCGCCGATTGCCGCCGACTGGAGGATCTGCCGGAACAAGCGATGGCCTACCTGCGTTTCCTCGCCGATCTGATGGAAGTGCCCATCGCCATCGTCTCGCTGGGCGCCAGCCGGGATCAGACGATCGTGGTGGAAGATCCGATTCACGGACCGAAACGGGCCCTGCTAAGCGCCTGA